The stretch of DNA CCGGCGTCATGCGTGACGGCAGCCTCTCCGGCTTTGAGCAAGAGGACACCGTCGCCACCTACACCGGCTGCGAAGGCAAGACGATCGTCGCGCCGAGCTCGCGGGTTTGCATCTATGCGCCGCGTTTCGCGTCGGTGCGGCAGGTCGTTTATCCGATGGGCGCCAATCAGCGGACGTTTGTCGGCGAGTTCGGCGACATCTTCGGCCCCGCCGAGGCGGACCGCACGCAGGTCGCGACCAGTTCGATGCAGAACGTCGCCCTCAAGGGCCAAGTGCTGCCGCTCCCGCCGGGTCTCTACAAGGGCCGCCAACAAGCGGGCGCTATGGAGCGGCTGCTCGCCGTCGCCGAGGTCCGCGCGCTCGTTGGCCCTTACGTCAACCTGCAGATCATGCATCTCGGCGAGGTCGTGATGTCCGAAGGACCGGTGATCGCCAAGCACTCGATCGCCGCCGTCACCTGGACGGGCGACCAAGAGGTGCAGGTCGTCATCTCGGGCCAAGCCGCGTCGTCGGTCTTCTCGCCCAAGCAGCCGGGCCTGCTGTATCACGTCGACGAAGGCTGCCCCCGACTACGACTCGTGAAGTGTGCCTCGACCGACACGGCTCTGCCGGGCGACGAGGTCGAGTTCACACTCCGCTTCGACAACGTCGGCGACTCGGCGCTGGAAGACCTCGTGATCGTCGACAACCTGACGACCCGTTTGGAGTACGTCGATGGCTCGGCCAAGTCGTCGCGCGACGCCGACTTTACGACCAGCCGCAACGACGCGGGGTCGCTCATTCTTCGCTGGAAGCTCGA from Botrimarina mediterranea encodes:
- a CDS encoding DUF11 domain-containing protein — its product is MHHDGHDEHDGSFVVLVVSVVVNSCFEESAMSTRLDSPMMPNWFRRTLVIVAALLMCSCRAYGQDCLSCPVGRDGSAKGGCNVEGGCPVCQPDCFAGPGDEYLCDGGDGAYSTGVMRDGSLSGFEQEDTVATYTGCEGKTIVAPSSRVCIYAPRFASVRQVVYPMGANQRTFVGEFGDIFGPAEADRTQVATSSMQNVALKGQVLPLPPGLYKGRQQAGAMERLLAVAEVRALVGPYVNLQIMHLGEVVMSEGPVIAKHSIAAVTWTGDQEVQVVISGQAASSVFSPKQPGLLYHVDEGCPRLRLVKCASTDTALPGDEVEFTLRFDNVGDSALEDLVIVDNLTTRLEYVDGSAKSSRDADFTTSRNDAGSLILRWKLDGKLEAGQGGVLTFKCRVR